Proteins from a single region of Clupea harengus chromosome 5, Ch_v2.0.2, whole genome shotgun sequence:
- the LOC105912204 gene encoding rho GTPase-activating protein 40 isoform X3, giving the protein MSVDPWVHHHDQATSDRCPQTEHPDKLCLDSFWSEVETIRSSSSFSEPNPERRDSKHSEEGEQEEQWLQDAGMSTLIREDSDESDKVVLLSTLTRTQAAAVQRRLDSYTCSLRKKNKPPPRDVRDIFNPPRSQSPLTAGRDSEQEPRKSMETITKTPLSERSVSVDSQRGLPKEETFITDVAYCEQAAILLKQAKLPPTTNQHRKDDGTLPRVVCPQCRLGVTRIHDLSQQDMKKVRQLALIDMTALCDLLELDVKRHKTCKRKISESLLFGVSLATLVESDQKIKANTNIPLILQSLLSFLEKKGIDSEGILRVSGSQARIKLLQQKLESTFYSSSFSWDEVSPNDVAALLKKFIRDLPSPLLTSEHLNTFNAVRDIPDLKQRLHVLNLLILLLPEPNRNTLKALLEFLSKVVSRERRNRMNLWAVSTIMAPNLFLHKSVPSRLDGSEKGQAERAADIMRLLIRYQDLLWNIPNFLMSQVRKLNENSNRRYQFYDKRIKNLLRKIHTDSRDKPDKNSTEPCRTVKIEVGEAPCSSMEVRLNINSRAADLLVQFHRETHASDNSKGPLRRNGSVHYRDYAIYEVGGNIGEHCLDPETHLLDLYNNNPGGEWVIRLKHATSRGL; this is encoded by the exons ATGAGCGTGGATCCCTGGGTGCACCATCACGATCAGGCCACTTCGGATCGGTGCCCCCAGACAGAGCATCCAGACAAGCTGTGCCTCGACTCGTTCTGGAGCGAAGTGGAGACcatccgcagcagcagcagcttcagcGAGCCCAACCCCGAGAGACGAGACTCCAAGCACTCAGAAG AGGGCGAACAGGAGGAGCAGTGGCTTCAGGATGCGGGCATGTCTACTCTGATCCGCGAGGACAGTGACGAGTCGGACAAGGTGGTGCTGCTGTCCACCCTGACCCGCACGCAGGCGGCCGCCGTCCAGCGTCGGCTGGACTCCTACACGTGCTCCCTGCGCAAGAAGAACAAGCCCCCCCCACGAGACGTCAGGGACATATTCAACCCCCCACGCTCTCAG AGTCCACTCACAGCCGGTCGGGACTCAGAGCAGGAGCCGAGGAAAAGCATGGAGACCATCACCAAAACCCCACTCTCAG AGAGGTCGGTGAGTGTGGACTCCCAGAGGGGATTGCCTAAAGAGGAGACCTTCATCACAGACGTGGCGTACTGCGAGCAGGCAGCCATTCTGCTCAAGCAGGCCAAGCTGCCACCGACCACCAACCAGCACCGGAAAGATGACGGCACACTTCCT aGAGTGGTCTGCCCCCAGTGCAGGCTAGGGGTGACCCGCATCCATGACCTCTCGCAGCAGGACATGAAGAAGGTGCGACAGCTCGCCCTCATCGACATGACGGCTCTGTGCGACCTACTGGAGCTGGACGTCAAGCGCCACAAGACCTGCAAGAGGAAGATCTCAG AAAGCTTACTTTTTGGGGTCTCCCTTGCAACGTTGGTGGAAAGCGACCAGAAAATCAAGGCCAACACGAATATTCCTCTCATCCTGCAGTCG CTGCTGTCTTTCCTGGAGAAAAAGGGGATTGACTCTGAAGGGATCTTGCGGGTCTCGGGGTCCCAAGCCAGAATCAAG CTCCTGCAACAGAAGCTGGAGAGCACGTTCTACTCTAGCAGCTTCAGCTGGGACGAGGTGAGTCCCAACGACGTGGCGGCGCTCCTGAAGAAGTTCATCCGAGACCTGCCCTCCCCGCTGCTGACCTCGGAGCACCTCAACACCTTCAACGCCGTCAGGG ACATCCCTGATTTGAAACAGAGGCTCCATGTGCTGAATCTGCTCATCCTCCTTCTGCCTGAGCCCAACAGGAACACACTTAAg GCTCTGCTGGAGTTCCTCAGTAAGGTCGTCTCCCGGGAGCGCCGCAACCGCATGAACCTGTGGGCCGTCTCCACCATCATGGCCCCCAACCTCTTCCTCCACAAGTCCGTGCCCAGCCGCCTGGACGGCTCCGAGAAGGGCCAGGCCGAGCGCGCTGCCGACATCATGAGGCTCCTCATCCGCTACCAGGACCTCCTGTGGAAT ATTCCCAATTTCCTGATGAGCCAGGTGCGTAAGCTGAATGAGAACAGTAACCGCCGCTACCAGTTCTACGACAAGCGCATCAAGAACCTGCTGAGGAAGATCCACACCGACAGCAGGGACAAACCAGACAAGAACTCCACAGAG ccCTGCCGCACGGTGAAGATCGAGGTGGGCGAGGCGCCGTGCAGCAGCATGGAGGTGCGGCTCAACATCAACTCGCGTGCCGCTGACCTGCTGGTCCAGTTCCACCGGGAGACGCACGCCTCGGACAACAGCAAGGGCCCGCTCAGAAG GAACGGATCAGTCCACTACCGTGACTACGCCATCTACGAGGTGGGAGGGAACATCG gAGAGCACTGTCTGGACCCGGAGACTCACCTGCTGGATCTGTACAACAACAACCCCGGCGGGGAGTGGGTGATCCGGCTCAAGCATGCGACCAGCAGGGGGCTCTAA
- the LOC105912204 gene encoding rho GTPase-activating protein 40 isoform X1, whose product MRRGDVPARLSLLLMCLRADEITGKQLAGGRQLLFPAIRGNLGDEARMPWGRSVPQARLHRAGKANGLPKARDPSPTEMSVDPWVHHHDQATSDRCPQTEHPDKLCLDSFWSEVETIRSSSSFSEPNPERRDSKHSEEGEQEEQWLQDAGMSTLIREDSDESDKVVLLSTLTRTQAAAVQRRLDSYTCSLRKKNKPPPRDVRDIFNPPRSQSPLTAGRDSEQEPRKSMETITKTPLSERSVSVDSQRGLPKEETFITDVAYCEQAAILLKQAKLPPTTNQHRKDDGTLPRVVCPQCRLGVTRIHDLSQQDMKKVRQLALIDMTALCDLLELDVKRHKTCKRKISESLLFGVSLATLVESDQKIKANTNIPLILQSLLSFLEKKGIDSEGILRVSGSQARIKLLQQKLESTFYSSSFSWDEVSPNDVAALLKKFIRDLPSPLLTSEHLNTFNAVRDIPDLKQRLHVLNLLILLLPEPNRNTLKALLEFLSKVVSRERRNRMNLWAVSTIMAPNLFLHKSVPSRLDGSEKGQAERAADIMRLLIRYQDLLWNIPNFLMSQVRKLNENSNRRYQFYDKRIKNLLRKIHTDSRDKPDKNSTEPCRTVKIEVGEAPCSSMEVRLNINSRAADLLVQFHRETHASDNSKGPLRRNGSVHYRDYAIYEVGGNIGEHCLDPETHLLDLYNNNPGGEWVIRLKHATSRGL is encoded by the exons ATGCGACGCGGTGACGTGCCAGCGAGACTGTCCTTGCTCCTAATGTGTTTACGCGCTGACGAGATTACAGGGAAACAGCTTGCTGGGGGCAGGCAGCTGCTGTTTCCTGCGATTCGCGGCAACCTGGGGGACGAGGCCAGGATGCCGTGGGGGAGAAGTGTGCCTCAGGCCCGGCTACACCGCGCAGGCAAAGCCAATGGACTCCCGAAGGCCAG GGACCCCAGCCCCACCGAGATGAGCGTGGATCCCTGGGTGCACCATCACGATCAGGCCACTTCGGATCGGTGCCCCCAGACAGAGCATCCAGACAAGCTGTGCCTCGACTCGTTCTGGAGCGAAGTGGAGACcatccgcagcagcagcagcttcagcGAGCCCAACCCCGAGAGACGAGACTCCAAGCACTCAGAAG AGGGCGAACAGGAGGAGCAGTGGCTTCAGGATGCGGGCATGTCTACTCTGATCCGCGAGGACAGTGACGAGTCGGACAAGGTGGTGCTGCTGTCCACCCTGACCCGCACGCAGGCGGCCGCCGTCCAGCGTCGGCTGGACTCCTACACGTGCTCCCTGCGCAAGAAGAACAAGCCCCCCCCACGAGACGTCAGGGACATATTCAACCCCCCACGCTCTCAG AGTCCACTCACAGCCGGTCGGGACTCAGAGCAGGAGCCGAGGAAAAGCATGGAGACCATCACCAAAACCCCACTCTCAG AGAGGTCGGTGAGTGTGGACTCCCAGAGGGGATTGCCTAAAGAGGAGACCTTCATCACAGACGTGGCGTACTGCGAGCAGGCAGCCATTCTGCTCAAGCAGGCCAAGCTGCCACCGACCACCAACCAGCACCGGAAAGATGACGGCACACTTCCT aGAGTGGTCTGCCCCCAGTGCAGGCTAGGGGTGACCCGCATCCATGACCTCTCGCAGCAGGACATGAAGAAGGTGCGACAGCTCGCCCTCATCGACATGACGGCTCTGTGCGACCTACTGGAGCTGGACGTCAAGCGCCACAAGACCTGCAAGAGGAAGATCTCAG AAAGCTTACTTTTTGGGGTCTCCCTTGCAACGTTGGTGGAAAGCGACCAGAAAATCAAGGCCAACACGAATATTCCTCTCATCCTGCAGTCG CTGCTGTCTTTCCTGGAGAAAAAGGGGATTGACTCTGAAGGGATCTTGCGGGTCTCGGGGTCCCAAGCCAGAATCAAG CTCCTGCAACAGAAGCTGGAGAGCACGTTCTACTCTAGCAGCTTCAGCTGGGACGAGGTGAGTCCCAACGACGTGGCGGCGCTCCTGAAGAAGTTCATCCGAGACCTGCCCTCCCCGCTGCTGACCTCGGAGCACCTCAACACCTTCAACGCCGTCAGGG ACATCCCTGATTTGAAACAGAGGCTCCATGTGCTGAATCTGCTCATCCTCCTTCTGCCTGAGCCCAACAGGAACACACTTAAg GCTCTGCTGGAGTTCCTCAGTAAGGTCGTCTCCCGGGAGCGCCGCAACCGCATGAACCTGTGGGCCGTCTCCACCATCATGGCCCCCAACCTCTTCCTCCACAAGTCCGTGCCCAGCCGCCTGGACGGCTCCGAGAAGGGCCAGGCCGAGCGCGCTGCCGACATCATGAGGCTCCTCATCCGCTACCAGGACCTCCTGTGGAAT ATTCCCAATTTCCTGATGAGCCAGGTGCGTAAGCTGAATGAGAACAGTAACCGCCGCTACCAGTTCTACGACAAGCGCATCAAGAACCTGCTGAGGAAGATCCACACCGACAGCAGGGACAAACCAGACAAGAACTCCACAGAG ccCTGCCGCACGGTGAAGATCGAGGTGGGCGAGGCGCCGTGCAGCAGCATGGAGGTGCGGCTCAACATCAACTCGCGTGCCGCTGACCTGCTGGTCCAGTTCCACCGGGAGACGCACGCCTCGGACAACAGCAAGGGCCCGCTCAGAAG GAACGGATCAGTCCACTACCGTGACTACGCCATCTACGAGGTGGGAGGGAACATCG gAGAGCACTGTCTGGACCCGGAGACTCACCTGCTGGATCTGTACAACAACAACCCCGGCGGGGAGTGGGTGATCCGGCTCAAGCATGCGACCAGCAGGGGGCTCTAA
- the LOC105912204 gene encoding rho GTPase-activating protein 40 isoform X2 — MPRSMRGGEEIVHRLAPSRQNVRGKANRGRPRFSNSPRSQRLRPAALPQIRDPSPTEMSVDPWVHHHDQATSDRCPQTEHPDKLCLDSFWSEVETIRSSSSFSEPNPERRDSKHSEEGEQEEQWLQDAGMSTLIREDSDESDKVVLLSTLTRTQAAAVQRRLDSYTCSLRKKNKPPPRDVRDIFNPPRSQSPLTAGRDSEQEPRKSMETITKTPLSERSVSVDSQRGLPKEETFITDVAYCEQAAILLKQAKLPPTTNQHRKDDGTLPRVVCPQCRLGVTRIHDLSQQDMKKVRQLALIDMTALCDLLELDVKRHKTCKRKISESLLFGVSLATLVESDQKIKANTNIPLILQSLLSFLEKKGIDSEGILRVSGSQARIKLLQQKLESTFYSSSFSWDEVSPNDVAALLKKFIRDLPSPLLTSEHLNTFNAVRDIPDLKQRLHVLNLLILLLPEPNRNTLKALLEFLSKVVSRERRNRMNLWAVSTIMAPNLFLHKSVPSRLDGSEKGQAERAADIMRLLIRYQDLLWNIPNFLMSQVRKLNENSNRRYQFYDKRIKNLLRKIHTDSRDKPDKNSTEPCRTVKIEVGEAPCSSMEVRLNINSRAADLLVQFHRETHASDNSKGPLRRNGSVHYRDYAIYEVGGNIGEHCLDPETHLLDLYNNNPGGEWVIRLKHATSRGL; from the exons ATGCCGCGGAGCATGAGAGGCGGGGAGGAGATCGTGCATCGGCTGGCTCCCTCCAGGCAGAATGTTCGCGGAAAGGCCAACCGAGGCCGACCGCGGTTCTCTAACAGCCCACGTAGCCAACGCCTGAGACCAGCCGCCCTCCCACAGATCAG GGACCCCAGCCCCACCGAGATGAGCGTGGATCCCTGGGTGCACCATCACGATCAGGCCACTTCGGATCGGTGCCCCCAGACAGAGCATCCAGACAAGCTGTGCCTCGACTCGTTCTGGAGCGAAGTGGAGACcatccgcagcagcagcagcttcagcGAGCCCAACCCCGAGAGACGAGACTCCAAGCACTCAGAAG AGGGCGAACAGGAGGAGCAGTGGCTTCAGGATGCGGGCATGTCTACTCTGATCCGCGAGGACAGTGACGAGTCGGACAAGGTGGTGCTGCTGTCCACCCTGACCCGCACGCAGGCGGCCGCCGTCCAGCGTCGGCTGGACTCCTACACGTGCTCCCTGCGCAAGAAGAACAAGCCCCCCCCACGAGACGTCAGGGACATATTCAACCCCCCACGCTCTCAG AGTCCACTCACAGCCGGTCGGGACTCAGAGCAGGAGCCGAGGAAAAGCATGGAGACCATCACCAAAACCCCACTCTCAG AGAGGTCGGTGAGTGTGGACTCCCAGAGGGGATTGCCTAAAGAGGAGACCTTCATCACAGACGTGGCGTACTGCGAGCAGGCAGCCATTCTGCTCAAGCAGGCCAAGCTGCCACCGACCACCAACCAGCACCGGAAAGATGACGGCACACTTCCT aGAGTGGTCTGCCCCCAGTGCAGGCTAGGGGTGACCCGCATCCATGACCTCTCGCAGCAGGACATGAAGAAGGTGCGACAGCTCGCCCTCATCGACATGACGGCTCTGTGCGACCTACTGGAGCTGGACGTCAAGCGCCACAAGACCTGCAAGAGGAAGATCTCAG AAAGCTTACTTTTTGGGGTCTCCCTTGCAACGTTGGTGGAAAGCGACCAGAAAATCAAGGCCAACACGAATATTCCTCTCATCCTGCAGTCG CTGCTGTCTTTCCTGGAGAAAAAGGGGATTGACTCTGAAGGGATCTTGCGGGTCTCGGGGTCCCAAGCCAGAATCAAG CTCCTGCAACAGAAGCTGGAGAGCACGTTCTACTCTAGCAGCTTCAGCTGGGACGAGGTGAGTCCCAACGACGTGGCGGCGCTCCTGAAGAAGTTCATCCGAGACCTGCCCTCCCCGCTGCTGACCTCGGAGCACCTCAACACCTTCAACGCCGTCAGGG ACATCCCTGATTTGAAACAGAGGCTCCATGTGCTGAATCTGCTCATCCTCCTTCTGCCTGAGCCCAACAGGAACACACTTAAg GCTCTGCTGGAGTTCCTCAGTAAGGTCGTCTCCCGGGAGCGCCGCAACCGCATGAACCTGTGGGCCGTCTCCACCATCATGGCCCCCAACCTCTTCCTCCACAAGTCCGTGCCCAGCCGCCTGGACGGCTCCGAGAAGGGCCAGGCCGAGCGCGCTGCCGACATCATGAGGCTCCTCATCCGCTACCAGGACCTCCTGTGGAAT ATTCCCAATTTCCTGATGAGCCAGGTGCGTAAGCTGAATGAGAACAGTAACCGCCGCTACCAGTTCTACGACAAGCGCATCAAGAACCTGCTGAGGAAGATCCACACCGACAGCAGGGACAAACCAGACAAGAACTCCACAGAG ccCTGCCGCACGGTGAAGATCGAGGTGGGCGAGGCGCCGTGCAGCAGCATGGAGGTGCGGCTCAACATCAACTCGCGTGCCGCTGACCTGCTGGTCCAGTTCCACCGGGAGACGCACGCCTCGGACAACAGCAAGGGCCCGCTCAGAAG GAACGGATCAGTCCACTACCGTGACTACGCCATCTACGAGGTGGGAGGGAACATCG gAGAGCACTGTCTGGACCCGGAGACTCACCTGCTGGATCTGTACAACAACAACCCCGGCGGGGAGTGGGTGATCCGGCTCAAGCATGCGACCAGCAGGGGGCTCTAA